The genomic DNA CTGGAGCTGAAGAACAACCGCCTCGTCGCCAACCCGATGGAGCCCCGCGTGGCCGTGGGCGACTTCAACGATGCGACCGGCGATCACACGCTCTACACCACCTCGCAAAACCCGCATGTCATTCGCCTGCTGATGGGCGCCTTCGTGCTGGGCATCCCCGAGCACAAGCTGCGGGTGGTTGCGCCCGATGTGGGCGGTGGCTTCGGCACCAAGATCTTCCACTACGCCGAAGAGGCCTTCTGCACCTTCGCCGCCAAGGAAGTGAAGCGCCCGGTGAAGTGGACCTGCTCGCGCTCCGAGGCCTTCATCTCCGACGCTCATGGCCGCGACCACGTGACCAAGATCGAGCTGGCGATGGACGCAGAGGGCAACTTTACCGCCCTGCGCACCGAGACCTACGCGAACATGGGGGCCTATCTCTCCACCTTCGCGCCTTCGGTGCCCACGTGGCTGCATGGCACGCTGATGGCCGGCAACTACAAGACGCCGCTGATCTACGTGAACGTGAAGGCCGTCTTCACCAACACGGTGCCGGTTGACGCCTATCGCGGCGCAGGCCGCCCCGAGGCAACCTACCAGCTGGAGCGCGTGATCGACAAAGCCGCCCGCGAGATCGGGATGGACCCGATCGACCTGCGGCGGAAGAACTTCATCACCGAGTTCCCCTACGCCACGCCGGTTGCGGTGGAGTATGACACCGGCGACTACCACGCCACGATGGACAAGCTCATCGAGGTGGCCGACTTCGCCGGGTTCGAGGCGCGCGCCGCCGAGAGCAAGGCACGCGGCAAGCTGCGCGGGCTGGGCGTGAACTGCTACATCGAGGCCTGCGGCATCGCGCCATCCAACCTCGTCGGCCAGCTCGGTGCCCGGGCGGGTCTCTATGAGAGCGCGACGGTGCGGGTAAACGCGACCGGCTCGATCTCGGTGATGACCGGCTCGCACAGCCACGGGCAGGGCCATGAAACCGCCTTCCCGCAGGTGGTGGCCGACATGATCGGAATCGACGCCAGCCAGATCGAGATCGTTCACGGTGACACCGCGAACACCCCGATGGGCATGGGCACCTATGGCTCCCGCTCCCTTGCGGTAGGTGGCTCGGCCATGGTGCGTGCAACCGAGAAGATCATCGCCAAGGCGAAGAAGATCGCGGCGCACCTGATGGAAGCCTCCGAGGGCGACATCGAGTTGAAGGACGGTGCCTTCACCGTGGCAGGCACCGACAAATCGGTGGCCTGGGGCGATGTGACCCTCGCGGCCTACGTGCCCCACAACTACCCGCTCGAAGACATCGAGCCGGGTTTGGAAGAAACCGCCTTCTACGATCCGTCCAACTTCACCTACCCCTCCGGCGCTTACAGCTGCGAGGTCGAAGTGGACCCGGACACCGGCAAGGTGGAAGTGCTGGCCTTCGCGGCAGCGGATGACTTCGGCAACGTGGTCAACCCGATGATCGTTGAAGGCCAGGTGCATGGCGGCATCGCCCAAGGCATCGGGCAGGCCATGCTCGAAAACTGCGCCTACGACGATGACGGCCAGCTGCTTTCGGGCTCTTACATGGATTATGCCATGCCCCGTGCGGCCGACCTGCCAAACTTCATCGTGGATCACTCCTGCCAGACCCCCTGCACCCACAACCCGCTTGGGGTGAAGGGCTGCGGCGAGGCCGGGGCCATCGGCTCCCCGCCTGCACTGGTCAACGCCGTCTGCGATGCATTGCAGCGCGCCGGAAAGGATGTGAAACATATCGACATGCCGCTCTCGCCCGCCCGGGTCTGGGCCGCGATGAACGGTTGAGGAGACACGAACATGTATGACTTCGACTTCGAAAAGCCCTCCACCATCGACGAGGCCGTTGCGGCCCTGTCGAGTGAAGGGGCGCAGGCACTTGGCGGCGGGCAAACCCTGATCCCCACGCTCAAGCAGCGCCTCAACATGCCCGAAAAGCTGGTGTCTCTCACCGGTATCGCCGAGATGAAAGGCGTGTCGTCGGATGGCGGCACGATGAAGATCGGCGGCGGCACCACCCACGGGACCGTGGCCAAGGAAGCCAAGGGCAGCTTTGCTGGCCTCTCCAAGCTGGCCTCGCTCATCGGCGATCCGGCGGTGCGCAACCGTGGCACCATCGGCGGCAGCCTCGCCAACAACGACCCGGCGGCCTGCTACCCCTCGGCCTGCATGGCCACCGGCGCGACCATCCGCACCAACAGCCGCGAGATTGCGGCGGATGACTTCTTCGACGGGCTGTTCACCACAACGCTCGGAGAGGGGGAGATCATCACCGGTATCGATTTCCCGGTTCCGCAAGCCTCGGACTACCAGAAGTTCGAACAGCCGGCTTCGCGCTTTCCGCTCGTTGGTGTCTTTGTGGCCAAATACGGCGACCGCGTTGGCGTGGCCGTGACCGGCGCGGGTGAAGATGGCGTGTTTCGCTGGGCCGAGGCCGAGGAGGCGCTCGCGGGCAACTTCTCTGCCGATGCGGTGTCCGGCCTCACCCACTCTGCCGACGGTCTCATCAACGACCTGCACGGCACTGCCGAGTATCGCGCGCATCTGATCGGCGTGCTTACCAAACGGGCCGTCGCAGCGGCAAGCTAACCGCCACCGGCAATAAGAAAACGTTTGCGCCCCGCCCTCCCGGCGGGGCGTTTCTCTTTGGGGCTCAAGAAAAATTTGATTGACGCGGCGCAATATCTCATGGCCCGCAGGCAGGCTCTATGCCACGATCAGCACCGATCTCAAGTTTTCATGTCTCTGGGAGGATAAAATGAAAACACGTCGCCAATTCCTCAACATTGCAGGCGCTGCGGCCCTCGCAACCGCTGGCTTCAGCGCTCAGGCCCAGGCTCAGGAAACGCTGAACCTGCACCAAATGCTGCCGCCGCAAGCCGCCGTGCCTTCGCAGATTCTCGAGCCTTGGGCTGCCAAGGTTGCAGAAGAATCGAATGGCTCGCTCACCATCAAGCACTTCCCCTCCATGCAACTTGGCGGCACCCCGCCGGAGCTGATGGACCAAGCCAAAGACGGCGTTGCCGATATCGTCTGGACGGTGATCGGCTACACCCCGGGCCGGTATCCGCGCTCCGAGGTGTTTGAGCTGCCCTTCATGGCCACCACGGCTGAAGCCACGTCGATGGCCTTCTGGGACATGTTCGACGAACACATGAAGGACACCGAGTTCAAAGACCTGCACATCATCGGCACATGGGTCCACGGCCCCGGCCTGATCCACACCAAAGACCCTGTGGAGACCCCCGAAGATCTTCAGGGCATGAAAATTCGCGGCGGCTCGCGGCTGGTGACCAACCTCGTTGAAAAGCTCGGCGCAACCGCCGTTGGCATGCCGGTTCCGGCTGTGTCTGAAGCCCTCTCCAAGGGCGTGATCGACGGCACCACCATCCCGTGGGAAGTGACCACCGCCGTGAAAAGCTCGGAACTGGTGACCAACCACACCGAGTTCACCGGAAACTCCCTCTATGTTCTTGGCTTCGTGCTGGCCATGAACAAGGACAAATACGAGAGCCTGCCGGACGAGGCCAAAGCCGCGCTGGACGCCAATTCCGGCGCAGAATTTTCGGCCTGGGCCGGCAAGATGATGGACGAGCTCGATGCGCCCGGCCTGAAGATTGCCGAGGATCTCGGCAACAACATCATCACCATCGACGCCGAGGGCACCGAAGAGTGGAAAGAGCTCGCCCAGCCCATCTACGAAGAATGGGTGGCCGATATGGAGAGCAAGGGGATCGACGGGCAGGCGCTCATTGATCAGGCCCGCGCCAAGATCGACGAATACAGCAAGTAAAACACACCACATGATCGAAAGCGCCCCGCCTCAGAGCGGGGCGTTTTTTTTGCGATGATCGCTGAGATCGTCGATTTTATTGCTGGCGCGAAGGTGTGATATACGGCAAACTCGGCACTATAATGCAAAAACCATCAGGTTAACGGGAGGAGTTAGAGGATGGATCGCAGAACGATTTTGGGGGCCATGGGCGGCGTTGCCCTTGCCGCTTTCGGCGCCACGAGTGCATTGGCGCAGGAGGTAACACTCCGGATGCACCAGTTCCTGCCACCGCAGGCCAACGTGCCCAAGCTGGTGCTCGACAAATGGGCCGCCGATGTCATGGAGCAGTCGGACGGGCGCATCAAGGTAGAGCACTATCCCTCGATGCAGCTTGGCGGCAAGCCGCCCGAGCTGATGGACCAAGCCATCGACGGATCGGCCGATATTGTCTGGACGGTGGTAGGCTACACGCCCGGCCGCTATCCGCGCACCGAGGTCTTCGAGCTGCCCTTCATGGTGACAACGGCCAAAGCGGCCAGCCGCGCCTATTGGGAAATGTTTGAGGACCACATGCGCGACACCGAGTTCAAGGATCTCCACATCCTTGGCACTTGGGTGCACGGCCCGGGCCTGTTCCACACCAAGGATCCAATTGAAGTGCCCGCCGACCTCGACGGCATGAAAATTCGCGGCGGCTCTCGCACCGTGAACATCCTGCTCGAAAAGCTCGGCGCAACGCCCGTTGGCCTGCCCGTTCCGGCCGTGTCGGAGGCGCTGTCCAAAGGCGTGATCGACGGCACCACCATCCCGTGGGAGGTGACGGCCTCGCTCAAGGTGGCCGAGCTGGTTGAAAACCACACCGAGTTCAAGGATGTGTCGCTCTACACGCTCACCTTCGTGCTGGCCATGAACAAGGACAAGTACGAGAGCCTGCCCGACGACCTCAAGAAGGTGATCGACGACAACTCCGGCCTCGAATTCTCCATGTTCGCAGGCGACACGATGGAGGCCTCCGATGCCCCGTCGCGCAAGATCGCCGAAGACCTTGGCAACAACATCATCACCCTCGACGAGGAGGCCACCGCTGAATGGCGTGAGCTTGCCGAGCCGATCTACGAAGAGTGGGTGAAGGACATGGAGGCCAAGGGCATCGACGGTCAGGCGCTGATCGACGAAGCCCGCGCCAAGATCGCTGAATACACCGAGTGATCCTGAGCCAAGTTTGAAATTCGGGCCGTAGCGGCAACGCTGCGGCCCTTTTTCGTGTCAGATGCTCATCCGAACGGCCTCGGCCACGGCTTCCGCCGTGATGTCAAAGTGGCGATAGAGATCAGGGAAGTCACCCGATGCCCCAAAACCTTCCATCCCGATAAACGCCCCGTCCGCGCCGATGTAGCGATCCCAGCCAAAGCGCACGGCCGCTTCCACGGCAACGCGGGGCGCCCGCCCAAGCACCTCATCGCGGTAGGCCTTGGGCTGGGCCTCAAACAGCTCCCAGCAAGGCATCGAAACCACCGCCACCTCAACGCCCTGCGCGGCCAGCTGATCACGCGCGGCAAGAGCGATTGCCACCTCGGAGCCAGTTGCCAAAATTGTCGCCCGGCGCGGCCCGTTTGCCTCCGCCAGAACGTAAGCCCCTTTGGCAGACCGGTTTTCCTTACCGGCATCTGGCCGCACAACCGAGAGCGGTTGGCGAGAGCAGATAATGGAGGTTGGGCCATCAGCATGAGTGAGCCCCAACTCCCAAGCCTCGGCCATTTCAACCGCATCCGCCGGTCGGATTGTCCACAGATTCGGGTAGGCCCGAAGCGAGGCGAGATACTCGACAGGCTGATGCGTTGGGCCGTTTTTGCCGATCCCGATGGAATCGTGGCTGAAGATGAAAAGCCCCGGAATACGCATCAATGCGGCCATCCGAAGGGTGTGGCGCATGTAGTCTGAAAAGACGAGGAAAGTGGTGCCCATGGCCACGATCCCGCCGTGCACCGTCATCCCGTTCATCATCGCGCCCATCGCGTGCTCGCGGACGCCGTAATGGATGTAGCGGCCGGAACGATCGTTGGCGGTGAAGGGCGCAAGCTGGCGTTTGTGTTGTGTGGCGGCTTCAAGGTCGGGCGCACCGGAAATGAGCTCTGGGAGAGCCTCTGCCATAGCTTCGACCATCTCGCCCGAGGCGCGAATGCCGGGCAAGTCTCCTGCGCTGGCCAGTTCTTCCTTCTTCCTCGCGAGGGCCGTCTGCCATCCGCTCGGCAGCTCACCGGCCATCAACCTGTTCCATTCGGCGCGGGTCTCCGGTGGCAGGGCATCAACCCGCGCTTGCCAGGCTTCCCTCTCCGATGCGCCACGCGCTCCAGCCTCTCGCCAAGCGGCTTCTACCTCTCTAGGCAATTCAAACGGCGCAAGGGGCCAGTCCAGTTTCTCGCGCGCGGCGTCGGTGTCATCCGTGGTGATCTTGCCCCCGTGTGCGGCGCGATCGTTTTGGATCCGGGGAATGCCGTAACCGATCAGGGTGCGGCAAGCGATCATGCTGGGCCGGTCATCGGATTTCGCCTTGGCGATTGCGTTCGAAACCGCCTCCGGGTCGTGCCCGTCCACCTCTTGCACATGCCATCCATTGTTTTCAAACCGGGTCACCTGATCTTCCGACACCGCCTGATCGGTCGGCCCGTCATCGGTCATCCTATTGTCATCCCATAGGAAAATCAGCTTGCCCAACTTCAGGTGCCCCGCGATAGCGATGACTTCGGCTGCGATCCCTTCCATCAGGCACCCATCGCCGGTGTAGGCATAGGTGTAATGGTCAACGATCCCATCGCCGAACTTGGCGTTCAGAATGCGCTCGGCAACCGCCATCCCAACAGCATTCGCAATGCCCTGCCCCAGCGGCCCCGTGGTGGTTTCGATCCCGGCCTCCGGATCATACTCCGGGTGGCCCGCGGTGTGAGAGCCAAGAACACGGAAGTTTTTCACCTGCTCCATGTCGATCTTCTCATAGCCACAGAGGCAAAGAAGCGAATAGAGCAGCATCGAGCCGTGACCAGCTGAGTGCACAAAGCGGTCGCGGTCCGGCCATGTTGGGTTGGCGGCATCAAACTTGAGGTGGCGGGTGAACAGGGCCGTTGCGATATCGGCGCCACCCAAAGGCGTTCCAGGGTGGCCTTCGCCCGCCCGTACGATGGCATCCATCGAAAGGAAGCGGATCGCATGCGCCATCCGCCGCATGTCGACGGCAGTTTCGGTCGAATTCTGAATGTTCATGCCCGGCTTCCTCCTCAACGGACGGGTCAAAAACCCGCGCCCGTTCCTAGCCATTGGCCCAGATCGGAGCAAACTCGAAAACTTAATGATCTTGTTAGGAAAACTACACACAAGCGCCAGACACAAAAAAACCCG from Oceanicola sp. D3 includes the following:
- a CDS encoding xanthine dehydrogenase family protein molybdopterin-binding subunit, which encodes MPKDGGIGASTKRREDVRFLTGKGKYTDDINIYGQAYVYFLRSDVAHGRINGVDTSAAEGMPGVVRIFTGKDFEGIGGLPCGWQVTDRHGEVMQEPPHPVLAQGKVRHVGDPIAAVVAESLEEARDAAEAIDVDITDLPAVIDMKAAVQDGAPKVHDDLTSNLCYDWGFVEDNRDAVDQAIKSAHHVTTLELKNNRLVANPMEPRVAVGDFNDATGDHTLYTTSQNPHVIRLLMGAFVLGIPEHKLRVVAPDVGGGFGTKIFHYAEEAFCTFAAKEVKRPVKWTCSRSEAFISDAHGRDHVTKIELAMDAEGNFTALRTETYANMGAYLSTFAPSVPTWLHGTLMAGNYKTPLIYVNVKAVFTNTVPVDAYRGAGRPEATYQLERVIDKAAREIGMDPIDLRRKNFITEFPYATPVAVEYDTGDYHATMDKLIEVADFAGFEARAAESKARGKLRGLGVNCYIEACGIAPSNLVGQLGARAGLYESATVRVNATGSISVMTGSHSHGQGHETAFPQVVADMIGIDASQIEIVHGDTANTPMGMGTYGSRSLAVGGSAMVRATEKIIAKAKKIAAHLMEASEGDIELKDGAFTVAGTDKSVAWGDVTLAAYVPHNYPLEDIEPGLEETAFYDPSNFTYPSGAYSCEVEVDPDTGKVEVLAFAAADDFGNVVNPMIVEGQVHGGIAQGIGQAMLENCAYDDDGQLLSGSYMDYAMPRAADLPNFIVDHSCQTPCTHNPLGVKGCGEAGAIGSPPALVNAVCDALQRAGKDVKHIDMPLSPARVWAAMNG
- a CDS encoding xanthine dehydrogenase family protein subunit M, giving the protein MYDFDFEKPSTIDEAVAALSSEGAQALGGGQTLIPTLKQRLNMPEKLVSLTGIAEMKGVSSDGGTMKIGGGTTHGTVAKEAKGSFAGLSKLASLIGDPAVRNRGTIGGSLANNDPAACYPSACMATGATIRTNSREIAADDFFDGLFTTTLGEGEIITGIDFPVPQASDYQKFEQPASRFPLVGVFVAKYGDRVGVAVTGAGEDGVFRWAEAEEALAGNFSADAVSGLTHSADGLINDLHGTAEYRAHLIGVLTKRAVAAAS
- a CDS encoding TRAP transporter substrate-binding protein, translated to MKTRRQFLNIAGAAALATAGFSAQAQAQETLNLHQMLPPQAAVPSQILEPWAAKVAEESNGSLTIKHFPSMQLGGTPPELMDQAKDGVADIVWTVIGYTPGRYPRSEVFELPFMATTAEATSMAFWDMFDEHMKDTEFKDLHIIGTWVHGPGLIHTKDPVETPEDLQGMKIRGGSRLVTNLVEKLGATAVGMPVPAVSEALSKGVIDGTTIPWEVTTAVKSSELVTNHTEFTGNSLYVLGFVLAMNKDKYESLPDEAKAALDANSGAEFSAWAGKMMDELDAPGLKIAEDLGNNIITIDAEGTEEWKELAQPIYEEWVADMESKGIDGQALIDQARAKIDEYSK
- a CDS encoding TRAP transporter substrate-binding protein; translated protein: MDRRTILGAMGGVALAAFGATSALAQEVTLRMHQFLPPQANVPKLVLDKWAADVMEQSDGRIKVEHYPSMQLGGKPPELMDQAIDGSADIVWTVVGYTPGRYPRTEVFELPFMVTTAKAASRAYWEMFEDHMRDTEFKDLHILGTWVHGPGLFHTKDPIEVPADLDGMKIRGGSRTVNILLEKLGATPVGLPVPAVSEALSKGVIDGTTIPWEVTASLKVAELVENHTEFKDVSLYTLTFVLAMNKDKYESLPDDLKKVIDDNSGLEFSMFAGDTMEASDAPSRKIAEDLGNNIITLDEEATAEWRELAEPIYEEWVKDMEAKGIDGQALIDEARAKIAEYTE
- the tkt gene encoding transketolase — translated: MNIQNSTETAVDMRRMAHAIRFLSMDAIVRAGEGHPGTPLGGADIATALFTRHLKFDAANPTWPDRDRFVHSAGHGSMLLYSLLCLCGYEKIDMEQVKNFRVLGSHTAGHPEYDPEAGIETTTGPLGQGIANAVGMAVAERILNAKFGDGIVDHYTYAYTGDGCLMEGIAAEVIAIAGHLKLGKLIFLWDDNRMTDDGPTDQAVSEDQVTRFENNGWHVQEVDGHDPEAVSNAIAKAKSDDRPSMIACRTLIGYGIPRIQNDRAAHGGKITTDDTDAAREKLDWPLAPFELPREVEAAWREAGARGASEREAWQARVDALPPETRAEWNRLMAGELPSGWQTALARKKEELASAGDLPGIRASGEMVEAMAEALPELISGAPDLEAATQHKRQLAPFTANDRSGRYIHYGVREHAMGAMMNGMTVHGGIVAMGTTFLVFSDYMRHTLRMAALMRIPGLFIFSHDSIGIGKNGPTHQPVEYLASLRAYPNLWTIRPADAVEMAEAWELGLTHADGPTSIICSRQPLSVVRPDAGKENRSAKGAYVLAEANGPRRATILATGSEVAIALAARDQLAAQGVEVAVVSMPCWELFEAQPKAYRDEVLGRAPRVAVEAAVRFGWDRYIGADGAFIGMEGFGASGDFPDLYRHFDITAEAVAEAVRMSI